The genomic region TTCTTGTTCTCCTCGGCGGTTGATTCGTTCTCATTCATAAATCTATTCACTCACTTTAATGCCTGTGGGGGAAAACTGAGCCACCCAAAAGTTCAGATCTGGGTGATGTAAGTCTTGTTCAATGTAAGCTTTTATGCGGTCGGCTTCCGACTGGGATTCGGTAAGGGCAAAGACGGTAGACCCGGAACCGGACATGAGTGTACCTAGGGCCCCAGCTTCCATAAACCGTTGTTTGAGGCTAACCAGTTGGGGATATTCGGGTAAGACAATTTTTTCAAAATCATTCCGCAATTCTTCGGTAATGATGGCATGATCCTTACTGGCGATCGCCCTCACCATGGCCCCAGAATGGACTTTTTGACCGTAGGCTTCAATATGTTCCGGGTCGCGAATATAGGTCTCTTCATAGGTGGCACGATAGGTTTTATACGCCCAAGCGGTGGATATCTTCACGCTGTCATACTTGGCTAACACCACATACAATTGATCCAAATCTGGCAGAGGTGATAATTTTTCTCCCCGTCCCGTGGCTAGAGCGGTTCCCCCTCGGATGCAAAAAGGCACATCTGACCCTAACCCAGCCCCTAACTGTTCGCATTCTCCCTGGGTTAAGCCCAAATTCCATAATAAATTGATTCCCACAACTACAGCAGCCGCATTACTCGACCCTCCGGCTAACCCAGCGGCCACGGGAATTCTTTTTGTAATATAAATATTAACACCACCGTATCGAGCAAAGGCTTCGGGAAACTCGGAGCGCATTAACTCGGCTGCACGGTAGGCTAAGTTGCTGGAGTCGCTGGGAACGTCGGGATGGTTGCAGGTGATGCGAATACTATCTGTACCAGAGGGTTCGATATGAACGCGATCGCACAAATCTACACTTTGCATGATCATGGCTAATTCATGATAACCATCGGCGCGATCGCCGACAATCTCCAGGTATAGATTAATTTTCGCGCACGCTAATAGGGTATATGAACGCATGGTTTAGGAGTTGGGGGTGAGGGGTTCGATATAGCGGGCATTTTCCGGCAGATCGGATAATTTTTGCCCTTGGGTTCTCGCTTGGAACATATACAACCCCAAAGGAGTATTCACTAAGTCTACAATATCAGCCCTCCCTAAGAGCATTTTGGTGCTGGTAATAGGGACTTCTTTGAGCATCCAGCGCACCGTCCGATAGAGGGTTTCTTTGAGCGTTAGGGGACGCATCAAGTCTACCCCATGGAGTTGATGCAGATAGCGGTTCGACTCCCCATAGCGATACCATTGTTTTTGCAGTTCCTTCAGGGTGCGACGGTG from Roseofilum capinflatum BLCC-M114 harbors:
- the ispE gene encoding 4-(cytidine 5'-diphospho)-2-C-methyl-D-erythritol kinase, yielding MRSYTLLACAKINLYLEIVGDRADGYHELAMIMQSVDLCDRVHIEPSGTDSIRITCNHPDVPSDSSNLAYRAAELMRSEFPEAFARYGGVNIYITKRIPVAAGLAGGSSNAAAVVVGINLLWNLGLTQGECEQLGAGLGSDVPFCIRGGTALATGRGEKLSPLPDLDQLYVVLAKYDSVKISTAWAYKTYRATYEETYIRDPEHIEAYGQKVHSGAMVRAIASKDHAIITEELRNDFEKIVLPEYPQLVSLKQRFMEAGALGTLMSGSGSTVFALTESQSEADRIKAYIEQDLHHPDLNFWVAQFSPTGIKVSE